In one window of Streptomyces sp. NBC_01224 DNA:
- a CDS encoding helix-turn-helix transcriptional regulator — MAIAKAERLMNLALCLLGTRRPLSKRELRGSIEAYLEAGSDDAFNRMFERDKDDLRELGLVIETVENLDGDTGYLARRDSNRLPPITLDAEEAAALGLAAKVWQQARLAGAASGALQKLRAAGMPEAEDAYEVHSALEPRIPVHEAAFEPLMLACRDRRPVTFDYRKANAARPEQRQVEPWTLECWRGHWYLAGWDRDRGAERVFRLSRITGRVRSRAGAFTVEVPDVVTVRETVESWAGETATRTARIRLRSGAGYPLRSRAISVRELGDGWDELEIPYGHGLDAWLVEFGPDVVVQEPADLRADVVDRLRAVAKD, encoded by the coding sequence ATGGCGATTGCCAAGGCCGAGCGGCTGATGAACCTGGCTCTGTGTCTGCTGGGGACCCGGCGCCCGCTGAGCAAGCGCGAGCTGCGCGGCTCCATCGAGGCCTACCTGGAGGCCGGTTCCGACGACGCCTTCAACCGGATGTTCGAGCGCGACAAGGACGATCTGCGCGAGCTCGGTCTGGTCATCGAGACCGTGGAGAACCTGGACGGCGACACGGGATATCTCGCCCGCCGCGACAGCAACCGGCTGCCCCCGATCACGCTGGACGCCGAGGAGGCCGCCGCCCTGGGACTGGCCGCCAAGGTCTGGCAGCAGGCGCGGCTGGCCGGTGCCGCCAGCGGAGCGCTGCAGAAGCTGCGGGCCGCGGGCATGCCGGAGGCCGAGGACGCGTACGAGGTGCACAGTGCCCTCGAACCCCGTATCCCCGTTCATGAGGCCGCGTTCGAGCCGTTGATGCTGGCCTGCCGGGACCGCCGCCCGGTGACCTTCGACTACCGCAAGGCCAACGCCGCCCGGCCCGAGCAGCGCCAGGTCGAGCCGTGGACGCTGGAGTGCTGGCGCGGGCACTGGTATCTGGCCGGCTGGGACCGGGACCGCGGCGCCGAGCGGGTGTTCCGGCTCTCCCGGATCACCGGCCGGGTTCGCTCCCGGGCCGGGGCTTTCACCGTCGAGGTGCCCGACGTCGTGACCGTCCGCGAGACCGTCGAGAGCTGGGCGGGGGAGACGGCGACCCGGACCGCGCGGATCAGGCTGCGGTCCGGTGCCGGATACCCGCTGCGCTCGCGCGCCATATCGGTCCGGGAACTCGGGGACGGGTGGGACGAGTTGGAGATTCCGTACGGACACGGCCTGGACGCCTGGCTCGTCGAGTTCGGTCCGGACGTCGTCGTACAGGAACCCGCCGATCTGCGGGCCGATGTGGTGGACCGGCTGCGCGCCGTGGCCAAGGACTGA
- a CDS encoding FKBP-type peptidyl-prolyl cis-trans isomerase, with protein MSIEKPEIDFPGGEPPADLEIKDIWEGDGAVAEAGATVSVHYVGVAFSTGEEFDASWNRGTPLQFQLGAGQVISGWDQGVQGMKVGGRRQLTIPAHLAYGDRGAGGGRIAPGETLIFVCDLVAV; from the coding sequence GTGAGCATCGAGAAGCCCGAGATCGACTTCCCGGGTGGCGAGCCGCCGGCCGACCTGGAGATCAAGGACATCTGGGAAGGCGACGGCGCGGTGGCCGAGGCGGGCGCCACCGTCTCCGTCCACTACGTGGGCGTGGCCTTCTCCACCGGCGAGGAGTTCGACGCCTCCTGGAACCGCGGCACCCCGCTGCAGTTCCAGCTCGGCGCCGGCCAGGTCATCTCCGGCTGGGACCAGGGCGTGCAGGGCATGAAGGTCGGTGGCCGTCGCCAGCTGACCATCCCCGCGCACCTCGCCTACGGCGACCGCGGCGCCGGTGGCGGCCGTATCGCCCCCGGCGAGACCCTGATCTTCGTCTGCGATCTGGTCGCCGTCTGA
- a CDS encoding FKBP-type peptidyl-prolyl cis-trans isomerase — protein sequence MRRLAGLLVVPLLLVTAACGNEKGSASVSASASAASKDGFPAITAGAKFGEKPTLAKGTGNPPKELKTRVVSEGDGATLKNGDAIQVNYLGQAWDSDKPFDNSFDRKQPFDLTLGAGMVIQGWDKGLVGQKVGSRVELVIPPDLGYGAQGQGDIKPNATLVFVVDILKSTQIPTSAKGTAVAQDNIDLPKVGTNTDGKAPKVTIPTKTDPPKKLVSNYILESKGDVVKDTDSVIVNYVGLLWKDGKTFDSTYTAGKTQTFPLAQVTLKGLKNGLVGKKIGSRVLLVIPPDQGFGDKAQQTIPAKSTLVFAVDILAKM from the coding sequence GTGCGCCGACTTGCCGGCCTTCTCGTCGTCCCCCTGTTGCTGGTGACAGCAGCCTGCGGTAACGAAAAGGGCTCCGCTTCCGTTTCCGCTTCCGCTTCCGCCGCGTCCAAGGACGGGTTCCCCGCGATCACCGCGGGCGCGAAGTTCGGCGAGAAGCCCACCCTGGCCAAGGGCACCGGGAACCCGCCCAAAGAGCTGAAGACCAGGGTCGTCAGCGAGGGTGACGGCGCCACGCTCAAGAACGGCGACGCCATCCAGGTCAACTACCTCGGGCAAGCCTGGGACTCCGACAAGCCGTTCGACAACAGCTTCGACCGCAAGCAGCCGTTCGATCTGACCCTCGGCGCGGGCATGGTGATCCAGGGCTGGGACAAGGGCCTCGTCGGCCAGAAGGTCGGCAGCCGGGTCGAGCTGGTCATTCCGCCGGATCTCGGTTACGGAGCGCAGGGCCAGGGCGACATCAAGCCGAACGCCACGCTCGTCTTCGTCGTCGACATTCTGAAGTCGACGCAGATTCCGACGTCCGCCAAGGGCACCGCTGTCGCCCAGGACAATATCGACCTGCCCAAGGTCGGCACCAATACCGACGGCAAGGCCCCCAAGGTCACCATCCCCACCAAGACCGACCCGCCGAAGAAGCTCGTCTCCAATTACATCCTGGAGTCCAAGGGCGACGTCGTGAAGGACACCGACAGCGTCATCGTGAACTATGTCGGTCTGCTGTGGAAGGACGGCAAGACGTTCGACAGCACCTACACGGCGGGCAAGACGCAGACCTTCCCACTGGCCCAGGTCACCCTGAAGGGGCTCAAGAACGGTCTGGTCGGCAAGAAGATCGGCAGCCGCGTGCTTCTCGTCATCCCGCCGGACCAGGGGTTCGGCGACAAGGCGCAGCAGACGATTCCGGCGAAGTCCACGCTGGTCTTCGCCGTGGACATCCTGGCGAAGATGTAA